The Kordia sp. SMS9 DNA window GACTCCTTTTTTGGGCTCAATTCCGATTGTTCCGTTTGGAAAAATCCACTTTTCTATGTCTTGATTGTTGCATCTACATATTTCATAAATGCCAAAACCCTGCATGAATATGGTAAGACTAGGATTGATTCCATGCCTCACACGAATACTAGCTTTCATAGCCTCAGGAGTTCCTGGTTTGTATTGAATAATCAATTCATCTTGTGAATACACAGGCATATTATTCGGGGGAATTCCTTGTGTAGCGTTAGCATTATTGTTTTTTGATACTACAGTACTCTCTGAGTCAATAAAAGTATCATCTGTTGTGCATGAACATGCAATGAATACGAATACAAATGCAATAAGTTTTTGTATATTTCTCATAATATTTAATTTTTGCGTTTACATGTAAGGGAATAAACACGAGAAACATTACCCAATATTTTTAATCATTTTTAATTTTATGAAAGATAGTGAAAGATTTATTAACGCCCTTATCACTGGAAATGAGAAAATTACAAAAGAAATTTACGTAAATGTATTTCCAAAAATAAAATCCTTTATTCTCAAAAACAGAGGCGATTCTCAAGATGCTTCTGATGTTTTTCATGATGGATTGATGTATATTATCGTTACACAAAGAGAAAAAAGAACCGAAATAAAGTCCTTTGAAGCCTACTTATTTGTGATTTGTAAAAATATTTGGAAAAAAACGTTAAAAAACAAGGTAATAAAATCTGATCCTTTGACACTAGTAGATAAAGATGAAGAATTGAGCACTTTTATTGTGGAACAAGAATTGTTTGATTTTTATATTGAAAAGTTTGATTTACTATCTGGAAATTGCAAAGAGATTCTAGGAAGCTATTTTAATGGACTAAGCTATGAAGAAATTTTGACAGAATACGCGTATGCTTCTATTAACACCGTACGTCAGCGTGTTTTTAAGTGCAGAACGAAACTCATAAAACTAATAAAAGAAGACAAACTGTTTCAAAAATTGAAGAAATGGCAATAGAACTTACCAAAGAATTACTCGCCCAAATTGATGGTTACCTTCGCAATACACTATCAACTACCGAAAAGGAAGCTTTTGAGAAACGCTTGCACGACGAACCCGAATTTCAAGAAGAGGTTCGCTTGCAACAACAACTGTTTGACATTCTTGGTAAAAAAGAATGGTATACTATTCAAAAATCCGAAAATAAAGAACGTATAGCGGAACTCAAATCTAAAATACGAAGTAAAGAATACCAAGGGTTATCTGCCAATATTCGCAATGCAGAAGCAGCATATTTAAACGAAAACACCAAAGTAAAACCGTTGCAAAAATACTATAAATACATGGCCATTGCAGCTGTTCTTATCTTGTTTTTCGGAATCTATATAACGCAAATGAATACTTCGTACAGTTCCTATTATGAAACGTATGTAGATTGGTCTGAGTTGCCTTCGTTTGTTGAAAAAGGTTCTGAAAAAGATATTTTTATCCTTGGAGAAACAGCTTTTAAGCAGAAAAAATATGAAGAAGCTTTAACAATCTTTCAAAAAATAACTCCTACAGATGAATTCTATACACATAGCTTGGTATATCTTGGCGCTTCTTATGATTTATTGGACGAAAATGAAAAAGCCATTGCCACTTTTCAGAAACTAGCCAATGCCGCTGATCCGTACATACGCTCCAAAGGAAATTGGTATACTGCCATGTTGTATTTGAAAATGGAAAATAAGGAAAAAGCCATGGAAGCATTGCAAAAAAACGCAAAAATTACGGAGCGTTTCAAATCTGATGAAACAACTATGTTACTGAATACGTTAAAATAAAAAAATTAATGTTCTGATTTTAAAATATTTACACTTACAATTTTCAAAAGATTTAATATATCAATAACCATTGTGCATTTTGGTAAAATTCGTCAACTTCACATTACAATAGATTCATTTCGACTGCGCTTAATGTGACACGCAGAAATGCCAAAGCTGTTAAAACTTCACCTGCAACGTCGCATAAAAATTACGATTGTTCGAAGGAATGATTCCAGGACCTGGATAACCTGTCGCTCTTCGTGTGAAATACGCGTTGTCCAATACATTGTTGATGCCTGTTTCGAGCTTGAAATTTTTGTACGTGTATGAAAACGAAATATCCAAAATGTCATACGCAGGAATTTCCCCAATCACGCCGCTCAAATTGCTTTCTACCGCGTTGGAAGCATCTGTGAATTGCTGTGATAAATACGTATATTGAATGTTGGATAAGAAGTTTTTATAGCCAAATAAAACGCCTGTTTTTAAGTTAACGTTTGGCACAAATTCCACATTGTTGCCTTCTACGCCGTTTTCTTCCGTATTCGTGTATTCTGAATTTGTCAAGGCAGCATTTACGAAGTAATTGAAACTGTAATTGTCATTTTTTAGAAAGATTTCATTCAAGTTGAAATCAATAAGTGATTCAATTCCGTACATCACCGCATCACCAATATTTCCGCGTTCGCTTTTTACGCTTCCGTCCGCAAAAGCACGTTGCACAAAACCGATTCGATCGTTGTAAAACAATCCAAAAGCACCAATATCATATGAGATTTTATTTTTGTAGTTTCCACGCAATCCGAAATCAATCGTCATTCCTTTTTCATCGTCAATTGTAGGACTGATCGCAAAAGCAGGATTAATGATACTGATGTCTGTAAACGTTACCGAACGATAGTTTTGTGAGACATTTCCATAGATTTCCAACACGTCCGATGGCTTGTAACTTGCGCCCAATCCGAAGAGTACAAACGAACGTTCGCGCGTTTCGCTGTTGTCTACGGTTTCGTTTAAAATGACGTTTCCAGCACCATCCGTATTAATTCGCTTGAAAAATCCGTCGCTTTCCGTTTTGATATGTTCAAAGCGGAATCCTGGCGTGATCGATAGTTTTTCATTCACATAAAAAATATTTTCCCCAAAAATCGCCACATTCAAATTAGGATAATCATACTCAGATTGATTTTGATAGTTTGGAAATTCGTCCAATTGAAATTCAAAATTCGGATCGCTTCCCGTACTTCCTGGACCTTGCGCACTTGTGTTGTCTGCTTTGTAAAATTTTGAACCGATCAAAAATGTAGATTTCTTCCCAAAAACTTCATAGTTACTCAACAATCGCGCTTCAAATCCGAAGTTGTTAAAATCCCCTTTGATTAAATCGCGTTCGCCGCCTGGATCAATTTGATTCACTCTATTGGTTCGAAAACCTAGTGCATTTCGTTCCGCATTCAAGCCAAACACATTGAATGTAAAGTTCGTGTCTTCTGAGAATTTATGCGAAAATTTTAAGTTGTATAACAACCAATCAATCTGAAACCAATTGCGTTCTCGGTTGCTTTGAAATGGATTTTCGGCAAACATGGCGTCCGTCAATCCGCCCGCTTGCTTTGCCAAATACCGCAAATATGTGATTTCTGCTTCTAACTTTGTACGTTCGTTAAATTGATAACCAATATGTGCATAGGCGTTTTTTGACTCAAATTCAGAATTGGCACGAAATCCATCGCCTTTTTTGTAATTGAAAAACGAATAGTAACTGAATTTTCCTGTCGTTCCGCTCACGCTTGTAAAATTTGTATACAAATTGTTGCTTCCGATCGTGTTTCTTGTAATAAATTCAAATGGTTTTGCTTGATTTGGCTTTTTCATCACAAAGTTCACCAAACCGCCAAATTGCGTTCCGTATTGCAACGAAGCTGCACCGCGAATGATTTGAATTTCCTGTAAACCTTCCGCCGCTGGCGAATAGTAACTTTCGGGATATCCCAACACATCTGCGCTGATGTCATAACCATTTTGGCGTGTGTTGAAGTTTGCCGTTCGATTTGGATCGAGTCCGCGACCGCCAATGTTTAACTGCAAACCTGCATCGTCATTTTGATAAATATTCAACCCTACAACTTGACTGTATATTTGCCGAGCATTGTTCGACGCCAAGTTTGCCATAGATTGTTCAACCAACACCACTTCCGTCTTTTTTCCTGCGTAAATTGCCGTTTCTTCCACATCTTTTAAACGTTTTAATGCGAAGATTTTGGTTTTTCGCACATTCAATTCTACTTCTGAGAGTTGTTCGCCCAAAGGTTGTAAAGTCACATTTAGTATGATATTTTTATCAATTGTAATTACTTTTTCGACTACTTCATATTCATACGAGAAAAAGACAAGTGTGAGTTTTTTTTCTTCTGTGGTGAATTCATAATATCCTGCGGCATTTGTAGTAGCGAGTTTTCCTGAAGTTTGATCGTAAATATCTACATTTGCAATCGGTTTTTGTGTGTCTGTTGCTGTTACCGTTCCTGAAATTTTTTGTTGTGCTGCAAGGGAAAAACAGGCAAATATTGCAATGAGTAAAGAGAAATGTTTTAGGTTCATCAGTTAGCTTTTTGTGTTGAGAGGAAACATTTTTATAAGTTGTGAGAATTATGGCGTTTGCTCTTTAAATGGTACAATCCAGTTTTTATGTTTGAATGATTCTTTTTGTTGGTATAAATCTACGTTTTCATTGATAAATCGTGTGCTTAAACGTCCGTTGAGCGCGACATAACTATCAACATATACTTCTACATTTTTATGTCCTTGACGCGTAAAATGATCGCCTAAATAGTGTGCGTATTCCAGAATGAAATCGGGTTGAAAACTCATTTGTATTTCTTGTCGATCTGTGAGAAAGTCTTTGTTGTTGACGTAGAAAAAATTTCCCGTTTCGCCATCGACAATTTTAAAGGTGGAAATGCCTCGTTTTTCCATCAGCATCACGCGCCACGAAAAGCGATATCCTTCTTCTGTCCAAAATAAATTGCCTGGATAGAGCATGAATCTGAATGGAAATACAATCTGAATCGCAAAAAATGTAACGATCACAGGAATGATGATTTTTTTGTGTGGGAATGTATAGTTTGAAATTGTCTGTATTGCTTCTAGGTTCACGTGCACCAAACGCTTGATGCTTCTTTTGAGAAACGCAATGATTTTTTGATGAAAACTTGCGTCAAAGAAGATCAATGTTCCCACAATCATCACAAAAGGAAACATTCCGATCGGAAATAATACTCGGGTAAATACATGAAAGAAAACGACTAAAATAAAGGCAAATACGCGTGTTTTTCGGTATAGTAGTAAGAACGGAATCAATAAATCGTACAACATTCCAGACCAACTCATGGCGTAGTGAAACCATTCTTGTTGTAGGAACGTTTCGCCAATGAGCGGTAAATCGAACTTAGACGGCAACCAAATTTTGAGTGGCTGCGCTTTGAAGAGCCAATCGGCATTTATTTTTGCCAAACCTGCGTAGAAATAGACAATTCCTAAGAGCAATTTGATCGCATCAATTGTCCAATTCGGTACGTTTTGATAACTTTTTTTTCGCCACAGATTGTCTACGGAAAACATTGCATTCGCGGGAAGAAACAGCATCAAAAAACTCAAAATACTGATAAAATAGTAGTGATTGAGATAGGTGGTTTTGTCCATCAATTCGATGTAGGTAAAACTCAGAAAAAATGTAATGATTGCCCAACGATATTTTAATCCAAACGCGACAAAGAAAGCGGATACTCCACAGATGACAAAGATGATGTATGTGAAGTTTCCTAGAGGTTTTATCCAATCAAAACCGTAGTATGAAAAATGGAATGAAGGTTCTATATAGAAACTTTCTATCCAGCCATGCGCCCAAAAACGAATGATTCCGTAACACATCATCAAACCAAAACCGATACGAAATACTGCCAAAGGCGCCGCATTGGTTTGCTGTTGGAGATATGTTTGAAAACGATTCACTCGATCATCGAGATTTAGATGCTTCAACGCTTTCGTCGAAGTACTTTTAATTGTTTCTAAATACTTCGAAGGATTTCCTCGAAGTCGTTAATTTTTATATAAAAAAAGGTTGTCCGCTTACGACAACCTTCTTTTTACGAGTAATTTCAAATTTAGTCGCCATCTGCGTCTACAAAGTCAACGCTAATATCAAAAGCTTGCAACATGTCTACTTTAAGCAATACAACCGCCGCTTGAAGTGCATCGTATGCTTGTGTCATTTTTGTGTTGTCTGAATTTATTTGTGTTGCAAAATTTGCGTCTAATTCTTGAATTTTTCCACGAGCCGTATTGAACTGATTGCTGATCAAGGTGGCTAAATCGGCTCTATCTAAAGAGATGAGGTAGGTTTTGAAACTTTCGCCTGCGTTAGAACCTCCAAATTCCGTTCCGTTAAAAATAGCGATCACAGCATCTAACGCTTCTAGTGCTAATTCTTTTGAAACTTGTTGATTGTAATAACCTTCTACTCTATCTGGCAAAGGTGTTGCAGAGAAGTTTCCGGCTGGAATTCCAATTTTGTTGGCGCGCAATCCTTTTTCATAATAGAAAATGAAATCGTTGATGAATTTGTTTGTCGCGCTTGTTGCTGTGTTTGCAGTGCTTGCTACGAATGTATTTCTGTACGTATTTGTCCAATCGCTTAACACATCTTGCGTAAGCGTTTGCATTTGCGTAATAAGATCAGATAAATAGGTAGTATATTTTGCAGCATTTGTGTCTGTATCATATTTTGCAATGATATTTGGGTCAGAATCTGCCAAACCATACAATAGATAGTCTAACGCAGGAAAACCAACTGCATCATTGTTGTTTGTCGATCCTAAGTCGTAGTTTCCATTAGTAACGTTATTTTCTACATCCGTCACATTTACGGGATAGGTATTCATTTGAAAGTAATATCCTGTTTGTTCTGCCAATCCAATGTTGAATGCTTCTACATGTTGCCACGCTTTGTACGCTGTGAGCCAAGCGCCACGCAACGCATCTAAGTTTGCTTGATTTGGTGTAGTTATGAAGTTATCTTTTGCAGTTTCCAACGCTCCTAAATCTGTATTCAATGCTTGATACGAAGGAATAATGATATTGTCTGCAAGGTTTGTTAACATTTCAGCTCTGTTGAAAGCTGTTTCTCCACCACTGCCATTGCCTGTGTCTGGTGTTGCGCCGTCATCACTTGAACTACAAGCTACTATACATATTATAAATACTACTAACGATACAATTTTCTTCATTTTTTATTTCTATTTATTCTAAATAAACATTGCAAAAGTAAAAAAGTAGCTTTTGTAATCCTAACACGTAGACTACTTTTTTTATACGAATTCTAAATAATTTTGTTAGCTTCCTGCTTGTGCTGTGGTAAAGTTGAATTCTGCTGAGATTTCGTCAGAAATTGCGTCTAAAGTTTCAGGTGTTACATCCCAAAAACCGTTTCCTTGCATAAGTTGAGCAATGTATCCATCTACTTGTGCTTTTGTAAAATAGGGTTGATTTGTTCCTGGCTTACGCGTGAATTGCAAGCTGTAGATGAATCCGAATCCTTCCGAAAAATCATGAAAAGCGGCTGCTTTATTTGTCGTTAAGAAGTTTTTTCCTTGTTGCAAATAATATACTGCACGAATTCCGATGACTTCCGATATTTTTTCTCGGATGATGTCTGCTTGCTCGTCACGAACTGTATAATTTTTTTCTACAATCGCTGCTCTTCCTGTTTTGAAAGCTTCATAAATTTCTGAAGCAATTCCTGCAAAGTCTGCATCATTTTCTACTCTGGAGAGGTATTTATTTAAGAAACTGTCTTCGTTTAATATGGGAGCCGTTGCATTGTCTGTTCCGTAAAGGTAGCCGAACGCTTCATCCCATTTGTGCTCCATATTGGTGTAATTTTTTCCTTCTGCCAAAGTTTCTGCATCGTTATCTGCACGATTTGTTCCTGCATCTAAAACCGAAGTGCTTAGGTAATTATTTAACATTTGATCTACCATCAACGCACCAATTAATGATTTGTTTACAGCTTGATTGTATTCTAATCCTTTCGCACTCATGTAACGTGTTGCTCCGCCACCAGCTTCTTGTAATTGTCCTGCGTTTCCTGCACTTGCAATGTTTGACCATGCTGGATATACTTCTGAAACTTGTGCGGCAATCCAACTATCAAAATCTGCTCTAATTGCGTTTGCATCGGTTGTGTTTGCTGAAAAATAGTCTGTGGAAGCGGCCGTTTTGCTACGGATGCTTTTGTTGGAAGCATTTAAATCGGTGTTGCTAAAGCTGTTGTTTCCTTCTACGTGTGCAAACATGGCATCAATATCTGCTTCTGTTTTCGTGGGATCAAGCAAAGCTTCGATGAGTTCTTCGCCCATTTGGATGCGTGTTGTTTGTCCGCTGTAATCCACAGTAGTGGTTCCATTTCTACTAAATTCATACGTTGCTGGCGCAACAATTGAAGGATTTATTGGTTCATTTCCAT harbors:
- a CDS encoding imelysin family protein; this translates as MKKIVSLVVFIICIVACSSSDDGATPDTGNGSGGETAFNRAEMLTNLADNIIIPSYQALNTDLGALETAKDNFITTPNQANLDALRGAWLTAYKAWQHVEAFNIGLAEQTGYYFQMNTYPVNVTDVENNVTNGNYDLGSTNNNDAVGFPALDYLLYGLADSDPNIIAKYDTDTNAAKYTTYLSDLITQMQTLTQDVLSDWTNTYRNTFVASTANTATSATNKFINDFIFYYEKGLRANKIGIPAGNFSATPLPDRVEGYYNQQVSKELALEALDAVIAIFNGTEFGGSNAGESFKTYLISLDRADLATLISNQFNTARGKIQELDANFATQINSDNTKMTQAYDALQAAVVLLKVDMLQAFDISVDFVDADGD
- a CDS encoding RNA polymerase sigma factor, whose product is MKDSERFINALITGNEKITKEIYVNVFPKIKSFILKNRGDSQDASDVFHDGLMYIIVTQREKRTEIKSFEAYLFVICKNIWKKTLKNKVIKSDPLTLVDKDEELSTFIVEQELFDFYIEKFDLLSGNCKEILGSYFNGLSYEEILTEYAYASINTVRQRVFKCRTKLIKLIKEDKLFQKLKKWQ
- a CDS encoding DUF4856 domain-containing protein gives rise to the protein MKKIILGFLALSSFVFTACSDDDGNEPINPSIVAPATYEFSRNGTTTVDYSGQTTRIQMGEELIEALLDPTKTEADIDAMFAHVEGNNSFSNTDLNASNKSIRSKTAASTDYFSANTTDANAIRADFDSWIAAQVSEVYPAWSNIASAGNAGQLQEAGGGATRYMSAKGLEYNQAVNKSLIGALMVDQMLNNYLSTSVLDAGTNRADNDAETLAEGKNYTNMEHKWDEAFGYLYGTDNATAPILNEDSFLNKYLSRVENDADFAGIASEIYEAFKTGRAAIVEKNYTVRDEQADIIREKISEVIGIRAVYYLQQGKNFLTTNKAAAFHDFSEGFGFIYSLQFTRKPGTNQPYFTKAQVDGYIAQLMQGNGFWDVTPETLDAISDEISAEFNFTTAQAGS
- a CDS encoding TonB-dependent receptor domain-containing protein, translated to MNLKHFSLLIAIFACFSLAAQQKISGTVTATDTQKPIANVDIYDQTSGKLATTNAAGYYEFTTEEKKLTLVFFSYEYEVVEKVITIDKNIILNVTLQPLGEQLSEVELNVRKTKIFALKRLKDVEETAIYAGKKTEVVLVEQSMANLASNNARQIYSQVVGLNIYQNDDAGLQLNIGGRGLDPNRTANFNTRQNGYDISADVLGYPESYYSPAAEGLQEIQIIRGAASLQYGTQFGGLVNFVMKKPNQAKPFEFITRNTIGSNNLYTNFTSVSGTTGKFSYYSFFNYKKGDGFRANSEFESKNAYAHIGYQFNERTKLEAEITYLRYLAKQAGGLTDAMFAENPFQSNRERNWFQIDWLLYNLKFSHKFSEDTNFTFNVFGLNAERNALGFRTNRVNQIDPGGERDLIKGDFNNFGFEARLLSNYEVFGKKSTFLIGSKFYKADNTSAQGPGSTGSDPNFEFQLDEFPNYQNQSEYDYPNLNVAIFGENIFYVNEKLSITPGFRFEHIKTESDGFFKRINTDGAGNVILNETVDNSETRERSFVLFGLGASYKPSDVLEIYGNVSQNYRSVTFTDISIINPAFAISPTIDDEKGMTIDFGLRGNYKNKISYDIGAFGLFYNDRIGFVQRAFADGSVKSERGNIGDAVMYGIESLIDFNLNEIFLKNDNYSFNYFVNAALTNSEYTNTEENGVEGNNVEFVPNVNLKTGVLFGYKNFLSNIQYTYLSQQFTDASNAVESNLSGVIGEIPAYDILDISFSYTYKNFKLETGINNVLDNAYFTRRATGYPGPGIIPSNNRNFYATLQVKF
- a CDS encoding HTTM domain-containing protein, with translation MNRFQTYLQQQTNAAPLAVFRIGFGLMMCYGIIRFWAHGWIESFYIEPSFHFSYYGFDWIKPLGNFTYIIFVICGVSAFFVAFGLKYRWAIITFFLSFTYIELMDKTTYLNHYYFISILSFLMLFLPANAMFSVDNLWRKKSYQNVPNWTIDAIKLLLGIVYFYAGLAKINADWLFKAQPLKIWLPSKFDLPLIGETFLQQEWFHYAMSWSGMLYDLLIPFLLLYRKTRVFAFILVVFFHVFTRVLFPIGMFPFVMIVGTLIFFDASFHQKIIAFLKRSIKRLVHVNLEAIQTISNYTFPHKKIIIPVIVTFFAIQIVFPFRFMLYPGNLFWTEEGYRFSWRVMLMEKRGISTFKIVDGETGNFFYVNNKDFLTDRQEIQMSFQPDFILEYAHYLGDHFTRQGHKNVEVYVDSYVALNGRLSTRFINENVDLYQQKESFKHKNWIVPFKEQTP
- a CDS encoding tol-pal system YbgF family protein; this translates as MAIELTKELLAQIDGYLRNTLSTTEKEAFEKRLHDEPEFQEEVRLQQQLFDILGKKEWYTIQKSENKERIAELKSKIRSKEYQGLSANIRNAEAAYLNENTKVKPLQKYYKYMAIAAVLILFFGIYITQMNTSYSSYYETYVDWSELPSFVEKGSEKDIFILGETAFKQKKYEEALTIFQKITPTDEFYTHSLVYLGASYDLLDENEKAIATFQKLANAADPYIRSKGNWYTAMLYLKMENKEKAMEALQKNAKITERFKSDETTMLLNTLK